Proteins encoded in a region of the Lujinxingia vulgaris genome:
- a CDS encoding sensor histidine kinase, with amino-acid sequence MPSSLNAILRPARIATMLSLGYLLPSLFYIFASSTLTSDITSDPETAANIEMLKGSLFVIVSAMLIGGLSYWMLNLVQRRQSDSQRLREALLSAERRATTGLLSASVAHDARNELAVLKSNHQVLVRNPNLSPEDLEDLYNDQALAIERLEALTNRLVQNCRSSIGNSSQQANISELIRQATTALRTHTKLRNVDLRRTLPDELLLKTFPILIHQIVINLVLNAAEAIDAADVKEGVVEVIARSEEDQVIIEVHDNGPGIPEDLREAIFDAFVSTKAEGNGLGLISVRACALSHEGDVEIGTSPLGGALVRVTLNPVGDAPFDSSRFRRAILAASA; translated from the coding sequence ATGCCTTCCTCCCTCAACGCCATCTTACGACCCGCCCGAATCGCCACGATGCTCTCGCTGGGCTACCTCCTGCCCTCGCTGTTCTACATCTTCGCGTCCTCAACGCTGACCTCCGATATCACCTCCGACCCCGAGACGGCTGCGAACATCGAGATGCTCAAGGGCTCGCTCTTTGTCATCGTCAGCGCGATGCTCATCGGGGGGCTCTCCTACTGGATGCTCAACCTGGTGCAGCGGCGCCAGTCCGACAGCCAGCGCCTGCGCGAGGCGCTGCTCAGCGCCGAGCGCCGCGCCACCACCGGGCTACTCTCGGCGTCGGTGGCCCATGATGCCCGCAACGAGCTGGCCGTGCTCAAGAGCAACCACCAGGTGCTGGTGCGAAACCCCAACCTCTCCCCCGAAGATCTCGAAGATCTCTACAACGACCAGGCCCTGGCCATTGAGCGCCTCGAAGCGCTCACCAATCGCCTGGTGCAGAACTGCCGCAGCAGCATCGGCAACAGCTCGCAGCAGGCCAATATCAGCGAGCTCATCCGCCAGGCCACCACCGCGCTGCGCACTCACACGAAGCTGCGCAACGTCGACCTTCGGCGCACCCTCCCCGATGAGCTCTTGCTGAAGACCTTTCCGATCCTCATTCACCAGATCGTTATCAACCTGGTGCTCAACGCCGCCGAAGCCATCGACGCTGCCGACGTCAAAGAGGGCGTCGTGGAGGTCATCGCCAGAAGCGAAGAGGATCAGGTCATCATCGAAGTTCATGATAACGGCCCGGGCATCCCCGAAGATCTGCGCGAGGCGATCTTCGACGCCTTCGTCTCCACCAAGGCCGAGGGCAACGGCCTGGGGCTGATCTCGGTGCGCGCCTGCGCATTGAGCCATGAGGGCGACGTCGAGATCGGGACCTCCCCGCTGGGCGGCGCGCTGGTACGGGTGACCCTCAACCCGGTGGGCGACGCCCCCTTTGACAGCTCCCGCTTTCGCCGGGCGATCCTGGCAGCCAGCGCCTGA
- a CDS encoding sigma-70 family RNA polymerase sigma factor: protein MNIESNVTERHPSNLAHLSGDLSLPMLSESKLNISADTDATSAYLMRLNYIEPLPAEEQQQLAERYVNEDDGEAGRMLILTNLRLVVKLAREYSRRWSNLLDLIQEGNVGLAEALKRYDPYRGVKFTSYAQYWIRAMILNYLMNHVHPVKIGSSRAGRKLFYNLKKARRALIKEGHEKPSPALIAEYLDVDESEVVRVAAQLDAPPVRLDAEAPGFEATTIGERMESDAATPEELASDRDLATRLRGAIDAFGKQIDTDRKRAIWFERMIAEDPKTLVTLGGEWDVSKERIRQVEVQIREEFRNFLFENLGETVELEFLEAI, encoded by the coding sequence ATGAACATCGAATCCAACGTCACTGAACGTCACCCCTCCAACCTGGCCCACCTCTCCGGAGACCTGAGCCTGCCGATGCTCTCCGAGAGCAAGCTCAACATCAGCGCGGATACCGACGCGACCAGCGCCTACCTGATGCGCCTCAACTACATCGAGCCCCTGCCCGCCGAAGAGCAGCAGCAGCTGGCCGAGCGCTACGTTAACGAAGATGACGGTGAAGCCGGCCGCATGCTGATTTTGACCAACCTACGCCTGGTCGTGAAGCTGGCCCGCGAATACTCGCGCCGCTGGTCCAACCTGCTCGACCTCATTCAAGAAGGTAACGTCGGGCTGGCTGAGGCGCTCAAACGTTATGACCCGTACCGCGGCGTCAAGTTCACCAGTTATGCCCAGTACTGGATCCGCGCGATGATCCTCAACTATCTGATGAACCACGTGCATCCGGTCAAAATCGGCAGCTCCCGCGCCGGCCGCAAGCTCTTCTACAACCTCAAGAAAGCCCGCCGCGCCCTGATCAAAGAAGGCCACGAGAAGCCCTCCCCGGCGCTGATTGCCGAGTACCTGGATGTGGATGAGAGCGAGGTGGTGCGCGTGGCCGCCCAGCTCGACGCGCCCCCGGTGCGCCTGGACGCCGAGGCCCCCGGCTTTGAAGCCACCACCATCGGTGAGCGCATGGAGTCGGATGCTGCCACCCCCGAAGAGCTCGCCAGCGACCGCGACCTGGCCACCCGCCTGCGCGGCGCCATCGACGCCTTCGGCAAGCAGATCGACACCGACCGCAAGCGCGCCATCTGGTTTGAGCGCATGATCGCCGAAGATCCCAAAACGCTCGTTACCCTGGGCGGCGAGTGGGATGTCTCCAAGGAGCGCATCCGTCAGGTGGAGGTGCAGATCCGCGAAGAGTTCCGCAACTTCCTCTTCGAGAACCTCGGCGAAACCGTCGAGCTGGAGTTTCTCGAAGCCATCTGA